A DNA window from bacterium contains the following coding sequences:
- a CDS encoding alpha/beta hydrolase-fold protein — translation MKKLTVVLFVAATLAGCVMRRNEPARKFERLLNRIERSGDAAQKQQLVDEFFRKLQPGAYPFFPSDTSYVLVYRGVKDSVGVLGDMNNWTQAQWMTHVAGTDLFYYRGTAPAGARLEYWFIFGKTSLWTIDPLNPAKSLNGFGELSELAMPRYRQHPYFAEFRSGRKGSAAGLQVREMESQVLGYPHAIHVYLPPGYDIKHRYPVLYLQDGIDYVEFAQVPQMLDQLIRDRKIRPLIAVFVTPPNRLQPGMPNRMTEYGLNDTYVHFFTDELVPYIDAQFATDPQPGARLVVGDSFGGLISAYIPFLRPDIFGNGYSQSGYLSFKGDTLIRLYRDTPKRPVRLYIDSGIYEETVGASFLPAAETNFIAANRRFEKVLRAQGYEYVYREYPEGHTWGNWRRHLIDALIWFFPGEKP, via the coding sequence ATGAAAAAACTGACCGTTGTGCTCTTCGTCGCAGCGACTCTGGCGGGCTGCGTTATGCGCAGAAATGAACCGGCGCGCAAGTTCGAACGGCTCTTGAACCGGATCGAGCGTAGCGGCGATGCCGCCCAAAAACAGCAGCTTGTGGACGAATTTTTCAGGAAGCTGCAGCCCGGTGCCTATCCATTTTTCCCGAGCGACACAAGCTATGTGCTGGTATACCGGGGGGTGAAGGATTCGGTCGGTGTGCTCGGCGACATGAACAACTGGACGCAGGCGCAATGGATGACGCACGTCGCCGGGACCGATCTCTTTTACTACCGCGGCACGGCGCCGGCCGGTGCTCGCCTCGAATACTGGTTTATCTTCGGCAAAACCAGCCTCTGGACCATCGACCCCCTCAATCCCGCCAAATCGCTCAACGGCTTTGGCGAACTCTCCGAGCTGGCGATGCCGCGATACCGGCAGCATCCGTACTTTGCGGAATTCCGCTCCGGCCGCAAGGGGAGCGCCGCCGGCTTGCAGGTCCGCGAAATGGAATCGCAGGTGCTGGGGTATCCGCACGCCATCCATGTCTATTTGCCCCCGGGATACGACATTAAGCACAGGTACCCGGTGCTCTATCTCCAGGATGGGATCGATTATGTCGAGTTCGCCCAGGTGCCGCAGATGCTTGACCAGCTGATCCGCGACCGTAAAATCCGTCCGCTCATCGCGGTTTTCGTCACACCGCCCAACCGCTTGCAGCCCGGCATGCCCAACCGCATGACCGAGTACGGCCTCAACGACACCTACGTCCACTTTTTTACCGATGAACTCGTCCCCTATATCGACGCCCAGTTTGCCACTGATCCTCAGCCCGGGGCGAGGCTGGTGGTGGGCGACTCCTTTGGCGGGCTGATCTCGGCGTACATCCCCTTCCTGCGGCCGGATATTTTCGGCAACGGCTACAGCCAGTCCGGCTATCTCTCTTTCAAAGGGGACACCCTGATCAGGCTCTATCGCGACACGCCGAAACGCCCCGTCCGCCTCTATATCGATAGCGGCATCTATGAGGAGACGGTCGGCGCCTCGTTTCTGCCGGCCGCGGAGACCAACTTTATTGCCGCCAACCGCCGGTTCGAGAAGGTGCTGCGCGCGCAAGGCTATGAGTATGTCTACCGCGAATACCCC